One part of the Anaeromyxobacter sp. Fw109-5 genome encodes these proteins:
- a CDS encoding 4-alpha-glucanotransferase, with amino-acid sequence MSSPARRLVREALDALGVRRLLLGVHDAAFPAHPSEDIGRGTPCAEGAVELLELASELGFDGLQLGPSGATSACNPSPYDGTLFSRSPLSIALLPLTRPEGAELLRAETLAALVEGRPRGDRVAYGYAFEAARRALAEAAGRFRAQRAAGARGSAADLARRLDAFRAEHADWLVRDALYEILQASHGGATWRAWPSAADRSLLAPAPGAEAAAAARREELLGRHRDEVEAYALVQLLAHEQHAAFRARARSLGLALFADFQVGMSERDAWAAQRFLLDGWLMGAPPSRTDPGGQAWGFAVLDPRAYAEVDASGVREEGPAARFLRARVRKVMSEHDGLRVDHPHGLVAPWVYRAGGDPAAAVRAGARLFCSPDVPDLAGFAIARAEQLDRKLQRHADGWVVALEEEQVARHAALLDLVVEAAPDRRDVACEILSTLPYPLSRVAARHGLGRFRVTQKARLDDAADVYRGENAAPEDWIMLGSHDTPTIWSVADRWVGSGGSGEQAAYLASRLLAEGEDRAAWIRSVAADPAALAQARFAELFVGPARNVMVYFTDLLGSRAPYNVPGTVSDQNWSLRIPHGVRREHADRVRGARALDVPGALARALRSRGAAFAASHRDLLAALDAAARR; translated from the coding sequence TTGTCCTCACCCGCCCGCCGGCTCGTCCGCGAGGCGCTCGACGCGCTCGGGGTTCGCCGCCTCCTCCTCGGCGTCCACGACGCCGCCTTCCCAGCGCACCCCTCGGAGGACATCGGGCGCGGTACTCCGTGCGCGGAGGGCGCTGTCGAGCTGCTCGAGCTCGCCTCCGAGCTCGGCTTCGACGGGCTTCAGCTCGGGCCGTCGGGCGCCACCTCGGCCTGCAACCCCTCGCCGTACGACGGGACGCTCTTCTCGCGGAGCCCGCTGTCCATCGCGCTCCTCCCGCTCACCCGCCCCGAAGGCGCGGAGCTGCTCCGCGCCGAGACCCTGGCGGCGCTCGTGGAGGGGCGGCCGCGCGGCGATCGCGTCGCTTACGGGTACGCCTTCGAGGCCGCGCGGCGCGCTCTCGCCGAGGCGGCGGGGCGGTTCCGGGCGCAGCGCGCCGCGGGCGCCCGCGGCTCGGCCGCGGACCTGGCGCGCCGGCTCGACGCTTTCCGGGCCGAGCACGCCGACTGGCTCGTCCGCGACGCGCTCTACGAGATCCTCCAGGCGTCGCACGGGGGCGCCACCTGGCGCGCGTGGCCGAGCGCGGCGGATCGGTCCCTGCTCGCACCCGCGCCGGGCGCGGAAGCGGCTGCGGCGGCGCGGCGAGAGGAGCTGCTCGGCCGGCACCGGGACGAGGTGGAGGCGTACGCGCTCGTCCAGCTCCTCGCGCACGAGCAGCACGCCGCGTTCCGGGCGCGGGCGCGGTCGCTCGGGCTCGCGCTCTTCGCCGACTTCCAGGTGGGCATGTCGGAGCGGGACGCCTGGGCCGCGCAGCGCTTCCTCCTCGACGGGTGGCTCATGGGCGCGCCGCCGAGCCGCACGGATCCGGGCGGACAGGCCTGGGGGTTCGCGGTCCTCGACCCCCGCGCGTACGCAGAGGTGGACGCGTCCGGCGTGCGCGAGGAGGGCCCCGCCGCGCGGTTCCTGCGGGCGCGCGTCCGGAAGGTGATGAGCGAGCACGACGGCCTGCGGGTGGATCACCCGCACGGCCTCGTCGCGCCGTGGGTGTACCGCGCGGGCGGGGACCCCGCCGCGGCGGTGCGGGCGGGCGCGCGGCTCTTCTGCTCCCCCGACGTGCCCGACCTCGCCGGGTTCGCCATCGCGCGCGCCGAGCAGCTGGACCGGAAGCTGCAGCGCCACGCGGACGGGTGGGTGGTCGCGCTCGAAGAGGAGCAGGTCGCGCGCCACGCCGCGCTCCTCGACCTCGTGGTGGAGGCCGCGCCCGACCGGCGCGACGTCGCCTGCGAGATCCTGAGCACGCTGCCGTACCCGCTCTCGAGGGTGGCGGCGCGCCACGGGCTCGGCCGGTTCCGCGTCACGCAGAAGGCGCGCCTCGACGACGCGGCCGACGTCTACCGCGGCGAGAACGCCGCGCCCGAGGACTGGATCATGCTCGGGAGTCACGACACCCCGACGATCTGGAGCGTGGCGGACCGGTGGGTCGGGTCGGGCGGCTCGGGGGAGCAGGCGGCGTACCTCGCCTCGCGCCTCCTCGCGGAGGGCGAGGACCGCGCCGCGTGGATCCGCTCGGTCGCCGCCGATCCCGCCGCGCTCGCGCAGGCGCGCTTCGCGGAGCTGTTCGTCGGCCCGGCGCGCAACGTGATGGTCTACTTCACCGACCTGCTCGGGTCCCGCGCGCCCTACAACGTCCCGGGCACGGTGTCGGACCAGAACTGGTCGCTGCGCATCCCGCACGGCGTGCGGCGCGAGCACGCGGATCGGGTCCGGGGAGCCCGCGCGCTGGACGTGCCGGGGGCTCTCGCGCGGGCGCTCCGCTCGCGCGGCGCGGCGTTCGCGGCGTCGCACCGCGACCTCCTCGCCGCGCTCGACGCGGCGGCCCGCCGCTGA
- a CDS encoding four helix bundle protein: MANNLASLADAARSTVPSSRSRNSSPVRVLPHHKLHAFAVARDLLLAVLGSPIRDAKLRDEAVRSAKSACLNTAEGAGRVTRGDKARAFAIARAETVEAAAAVEIAALCGDTSAAHAEEVARIADRLVAMLTGLVR, from the coding sequence ATGGCCAACAACCTCGCTTCCCTTGCAGACGCAGCCCGCTCCACCGTCCCCTCCTCCCGCTCCCGCAATTCTTCCCCCGTCCGCGTCCTCCCTCACCACAAGCTTCACGCGTTCGCCGTCGCGCGTGACCTGCTCCTCGCCGTCCTCGGTTCGCCCATCCGCGACGCGAAGCTCCGTGACGAGGCCGTCCGCTCGGCCAAGTCCGCCTGCCTCAACACGGCGGAGGGCGCCGGGCGAGTGACGAGGGGCGACAAAGCCCGCGCGTTCGCCATCGCCCGCGCCGAGACCGTCGAGGCCGCGGCGGCGGTCGAGATCGCGGCGCTGTGCGGGGACACCTCCGCCGCCCACGCGGAGGAGGTCGCCCGGATCGCGGACCGCCTCGTGGCGATGCTGACGGGGCTGGTGCGCTAG
- a CDS encoding HNH endonuclease, with the protein MPAVAPSALDSTLLAQRLRELAGQERDVQVEFLLHLEVFDRRRAYVEAGYPSLWAYCLEVLHLREGAAGRRIQAMRVLRRFPSLEGALRDGRLCISTVQLLGQVLTEENLPDLVGRAAYRTKAEVDHLVASLQARTAPRAGLRKLPDRAPAASAPALPLATVHAGPAEPQEAIPAPPAAAGGSLPPTVSALPDVPRPKTRAETRAVSESGWSLRVTIDASCKEDLETLAALLSHKIPDGDLAAVLREAIRCAIEKHGKRKGAVAPQLQRQRKADRDPRPSAEPAAPTSTIPAIVRREVWKRDGGRCAWVAPDGRRCNSRWQLELDHIHPQALGGLSTLENLRVACRSHNLLHAEQTYGREHMDRFRRESASERTGYAGAAPAAIQQGLWAT; encoded by the coding sequence ATGCCCGCTGTCGCCCCTTCCGCCCTCGACTCGACCCTGCTCGCCCAGCGCCTGCGCGAGCTCGCCGGCCAGGAGCGCGACGTCCAGGTCGAGTTCCTCCTCCACCTCGAGGTGTTCGATCGCCGCCGCGCGTACGTGGAGGCCGGGTACCCCTCGCTCTGGGCGTATTGCCTGGAGGTGCTCCACCTGCGCGAGGGCGCTGCGGGGCGACGCATCCAGGCGATGCGGGTGCTGCGCCGGTTCCCCAGTCTCGAGGGCGCGCTTCGGGATGGCCGCCTTTGCATCTCCACCGTCCAGCTGCTCGGCCAGGTGCTGACCGAGGAGAACCTGCCCGACCTCGTCGGCCGTGCCGCCTACCGCACCAAGGCCGAGGTGGATCACCTCGTCGCCTCGCTCCAGGCGCGCACCGCTCCGCGGGCGGGCCTGCGCAAGCTGCCCGACCGCGCTCCAGCCGCGAGCGCCCCGGCGCTGCCGCTGGCGACAGTCCATGCCGGACCTGCCGAGCCGCAGGAGGCGATCCCCGCGCCGCCAGCGGCTGCTGGTGGGTCGCTGCCGCCCACGGTCTCCGCGCTGCCCGACGTTCCCCGCCCGAAGACGCGGGCGGAGACCCGCGCCGTGAGCGAGAGCGGCTGGTCGCTGCGGGTCACCATCGACGCGTCCTGCAAGGAGGACCTCGAGACGCTCGCCGCGCTGCTCTCGCACAAGATCCCGGACGGCGACCTCGCGGCGGTGCTCCGCGAGGCCATCCGCTGCGCCATCGAGAAGCACGGCAAGCGCAAGGGCGCGGTCGCGCCGCAGCTGCAGCGTCAGCGGAAGGCGGACCGGGACCCACGGCCCTCTGCCGAGCCCGCCGCGCCCACGAGCACGATCCCGGCGATAGTGCGGCGCGAGGTCTGGAAGCGCGACGGGGGACGCTGCGCCTGGGTCGCTCCGGACGGGCGGCGCTGCAACAGCCGCTGGCAGCTGGAGCTCGACCACATCCACCCGCAGGCCCTGGGCGGTCTCTCGACGCTCGAGAATCTCCGGGTCGCCTGCAGGTCGCACAACCTGTTGCACGCCGAACAGACCTACGGGCGCGAGCACATGGATCGTTTCCGGCGTGAGAGCGCCTCCGAGCGGACGGGGTACGCCGGCGCCGCGCCAGCTGCCATTCAGCAGGGCTTGTGGGCAACGTGA
- a CDS encoding GMC oxidoreductase, with product MPSALDYDFIVIGSGFGGAVSALRLSEKGYRVAVLEMGKRWGQDDFAATNWNLRKSLWMPRLLCYGIQQISVLKHVLVLHGAGVGGGSLVYANTLLVPAARAFRDPRWPGSEDWSEKLAPHYATARFMLGARPARETFPADELLREAVEEETGRGSTFARHTVGVYYGGEAGRTDPDPYFGGEGPARTGCTLCGGCMTGCRHGAKNTLDRNYLFLAERRGCVIHAETKVTDVRPMPEGGYEVRTVRSTRPLSVGSRVLRARGVVLSAGALGTVSLLLGCKERGSLARLSDRLGDYVRTNSEALLAVTARRGDVDYSRGIAITSGVDADDDTHVEIVRYGAGHDAMALLSTHLTGHGPPWPRWLRWIGNAFRHPLDFLRAHWPFGWARRTAVLLVMQPLSSHMRLRLARRPWGRALTTALSDGQRPPTYMPLANALARRLARKMDGVPQSGLHEVLLGASSTAHILGGATMGASPAEGVCDSGGRVFGYEHLYVADGSLVPANLGVNPSLTITALAEHVMSGIPANPEGTPKPAPRPPSGG from the coding sequence GTGCCCAGCGCGCTCGACTACGACTTCATCGTCATCGGCTCCGGCTTCGGCGGGGCGGTCTCCGCCCTGCGGCTCTCCGAGAAGGGCTATCGCGTCGCGGTGCTGGAGATGGGGAAGCGCTGGGGGCAAGACGACTTCGCCGCGACGAACTGGAACCTGCGCAAGTCGCTGTGGATGCCGAGGCTGCTCTGCTACGGGATCCAGCAGATCTCCGTCCTGAAGCACGTGCTCGTCCTGCACGGCGCGGGCGTCGGCGGCGGCAGCCTCGTCTACGCGAACACGCTCCTCGTCCCGGCGGCGCGCGCGTTCCGGGATCCGCGCTGGCCCGGGAGCGAGGACTGGAGCGAGAAGCTCGCCCCGCACTACGCGACCGCCCGGTTCATGCTGGGCGCGAGGCCCGCGCGGGAGACCTTCCCCGCGGACGAGCTGCTCCGCGAGGCCGTGGAGGAGGAGACCGGACGCGGGAGCACGTTCGCGCGCCACACGGTCGGCGTGTACTACGGCGGCGAGGCGGGGCGCACCGATCCCGATCCGTACTTCGGCGGCGAGGGCCCCGCGCGCACTGGCTGCACCCTGTGCGGCGGCTGCATGACGGGGTGCAGGCACGGCGCGAAGAACACACTCGACCGGAACTACCTCTTCCTCGCCGAGCGGCGCGGGTGCGTCATCCACGCCGAGACCAAGGTCACCGACGTCCGGCCGATGCCGGAGGGCGGCTACGAGGTGCGCACCGTCCGCTCCACGCGCCCGCTCTCCGTGGGCTCGCGCGTGCTCCGAGCGCGCGGGGTCGTGCTCTCCGCCGGCGCGCTCGGGACCGTGAGCCTGCTCCTGGGATGCAAGGAGCGCGGCAGCCTCGCGCGCCTGAGCGACCGGCTCGGCGACTACGTGCGCACGAACAGCGAGGCGCTGCTCGCCGTCACCGCGCGGCGCGGCGACGTCGACTACAGCCGCGGGATCGCCATCACCTCCGGCGTGGACGCGGACGACGACACCCACGTCGAGATCGTCCGCTACGGCGCCGGCCACGACGCCATGGCCCTGCTCTCGACGCACCTCACCGGCCACGGCCCGCCCTGGCCGCGCTGGCTGCGCTGGATCGGCAACGCGTTCCGCCACCCGCTCGACTTCCTGCGCGCGCACTGGCCGTTCGGCTGGGCGCGTCGCACCGCCGTGCTGCTCGTCATGCAGCCGCTCTCGAGCCACATGCGCCTGCGGCTCGCGCGGCGTCCGTGGGGGAGGGCGCTCACCACGGCGCTCTCGGACGGGCAGCGGCCGCCGACGTACATGCCCCTCGCGAACGCGCTCGCCCGGCGGCTGGCGCGCAAGATGGACGGCGTGCCGCAGAGCGGGTTGCACGAGGTGCTCCTCGGCGCCTCCAGCACCGCCCACATCCTGGGCGGCGCGACCATGGGCGCCTCGCCGGCGGAGGGCGTCTGCGACAGCGGGGGGCGGGTCTTCGGCTACGAGCACCTCTACGTCGCGGACGGCAGCCTCGTCCCGGCGAACCTGGGCGTGAACCCGTCGCTCACCATCACCGCCCTCGCCGAGCACGTGATGAGCGGGATCCCGGCGAACCCCGAGGGCACGCCGAAGCCGGCGCCGCGACCGCCGTCGGGCGGGTGA